A genomic region of Xanthomonas fragariae contains the following coding sequences:
- a CDS encoding 6-phosphofructokinase has translation MTIGNLLYAQSGGVTAVINATAAGVITEARARKIKVLAARNGILGALREELIDTSKESATAIAALAQTPGGAFGSCRYKLKSLEEDSAKYERLLDVLRAHDVRWFLYNGGNDSADTAWKVSQLAKAYGYPLHCIGVPKTIDNDLAVTDTCPGFGSAAKYTAVSVREAALDVAAVADTSTKVFIYETMGRHAGWLAAAAGLAGQGQDDAPQIILLPERAYDQAAFLAKVKQVVEKVGWCVVVASEGIQDAHGKFVTDAGGATDSFGHAQLGGVASFLAAQVKQELGYKVHWTLPDYLQRSARHLASKTDWEQAQAVGKAAVQYALNGMNAVIPVIERVSDAPYRWKIVPAPLHKVANHEKKMPPSFLRKDGFGITERARRYLAPLIKGEAPLAYGGDGLPKYVTLKNVAVPKKLPAWEGES, from the coding sequence ATGACCATTGGCAACTTGTTGTATGCCCAATCCGGCGGCGTCACCGCCGTCATCAACGCCACCGCTGCCGGTGTCATCACCGAAGCGCGCGCCCGCAAGATCAAAGTGCTGGCCGCACGCAACGGCATCCTGGGCGCATTGCGCGAGGAGCTGATCGACACATCGAAAGAATCGGCCACCGCGATCGCCGCGCTGGCGCAGACGCCAGGCGGCGCGTTCGGCTCGTGCCGCTACAAGCTCAAGTCGCTGGAAGAAGATAGCGCCAAATACGAGCGCCTGCTGGATGTGCTGCGTGCGCATGATGTGCGCTGGTTCCTCTACAACGGCGGCAACGATTCGGCCGATACCGCATGGAAGGTCTCGCAGCTGGCCAAAGCCTATGGCTACCCGCTGCACTGCATCGGCGTGCCCAAAACCATAGACAACGACCTTGCAGTCACCGACACCTGCCCCGGCTTCGGCTCGGCGGCCAAATACACCGCGGTGTCGGTGCGCGAGGCCGCATTGGATGTCGCCGCAGTGGCCGACACTTCAACCAAGGTTTTCATCTACGAAACGATGGGCCGTCACGCTGGCTGGCTGGCTGCTGCAGCAGGCTTGGCCGGTCAAGGTCAGGACGACGCGCCGCAGATCATCCTGCTGCCCGAGCGTGCCTACGATCAGGCCGCGTTCCTGGCCAAGGTCAAACAGGTGGTGGAAAAGGTGGGCTGGTGTGTGGTGGTGGCCAGCGAAGGCATCCAGGACGCACACGGCAAATTCGTCACCGATGCAGGCGGCGCGACCGACTCGTTCGGCCACGCACAACTCGGCGGAGTCGCCTCGTTCCTCGCCGCGCAGGTCAAACAGGAACTCGGCTATAAAGTGCACTGGACGCTGCCCGATTATCTGCAACGCTCCGCACGCCACCTGGCCTCCAAGACCGACTGGGAGCAGGCGCAGGCCGTCGGCAAGGCCGCGGTGCAGTACGCGCTCAACGGCATGAATGCAGTGATCCCGGTGATCGAACGCGTCAGTGATGCTCCGTATCGCTGGAAGATCGTACCCGCCCCACTGCACAAGGTAGCCAACCACGAAAAGAAGATGCCCCCCAGCTTCCTGCGCAAGGACGGCTTCGGTATCACCGAACGCGCACGCCGCTACCTCGCTCCGTTGATTAAGGGCGAAGCTCCATTGGCCTACGGCGGCGATGGTCTGCCGAAGTATGTGACGTTGAAGAACGTCGCTGTGCCCAAGAAATTGCCGGCTTGGGAGGGTGAATCATAA
- the ppa gene encoding inorganic diphosphatase, producing the protein MGLELVTSGKNLPEEINVVIEIPKDSEPVKYEVDKASGAIFVDRILSTPMRYPCNYGYVPNTLCGDGDPADVLVVLPLPLVPGSVVRCRPVGVLRMSDEAGSDEKILAVPIEKIFSGYAHIEDIDQVSSHWMERIGHFFEHYKDLEKGKWVKLDGWGGAAEAKRILVESVERYNSDAP; encoded by the coding sequence ATGGGCCTTGAACTGGTCACCTCTGGCAAAAATCTGCCGGAAGAAATCAACGTCGTCATCGAGATCCCGAAGGATTCCGAGCCGGTCAAGTACGAAGTGGACAAGGCCAGCGGCGCGATCTTCGTCGACCGCATCCTGTCGACCCCGATGCGCTATCCCTGCAATTACGGCTACGTGCCCAACACCCTGTGCGGCGACGGCGACCCGGCCGATGTGCTGGTGGTGTTGCCGCTGCCGCTGGTTCCGGGCTCGGTGGTGCGTTGCCGTCCGGTAGGCGTGCTGCGTATGAGCGACGAGGCCGGCAGCGACGAAAAGATCCTAGCCGTGCCGATCGAGAAGATTTTCTCCGGCTACGCGCACATCGAAGACATCGACCAGGTGTCCAGCCACTGGATGGAACGTATTGGCCATTTCTTTGAGCATTACAAGGATTTGGAGAAGGGCAAGTGGGTCAAGCTGGACGGTTGGGGCGGCGCGGCCGAGGCCAAGCGCATTCTGGTGGAGTCGGTAGAGCGCTATAATTCCGACGCCCCCTGA
- a CDS encoding HDOD domain-containing protein: MPVTGDSWGSALRILFVGDEASLPSDLIDYVADIGDQWQTQQVADGNSAIEATVLSPFDAVIVAPVLADLTAATLLGQIRTLRPDTIRIALIDGQDGQRTPPARIIGVAHRFLPMPLAPEVLLEAVISLEELRDLLSNPRLRAAIGRIEKLPSPPHLYLSLMHALEEDDGADAADIAKLIAGDPAIAAKVLQLCNSAFFSGGSSITDLRTAVTRLGVATLRDLVLASEVFSVQTLAPAERSAMQRRALLSSRLAAKILPPTSAELGSTAALLADIGLLLPGVRDERGPPLEGGDERPGHTEAGAYLLGLWGLPMPIIEAVAFYRNPQRSSLRSFWVTGAVHVATALASGETVDEEYLTKVGVITRLPVWREQADTLLGLADA; the protein is encoded by the coding sequence GTGCCTGTCACCGGTGACTCTTGGGGAAGCGCCTTGCGTATTCTGTTTGTTGGGGACGAAGCAAGTCTTCCGTCCGACCTTATCGACTATGTTGCCGATATCGGCGACCAGTGGCAGACACAGCAGGTGGCCGACGGAAATTCGGCGATTGAAGCTACCGTACTGTCGCCGTTCGATGCGGTCATCGTCGCCCCCGTGTTGGCGGACCTCACTGCCGCCACATTGCTGGGGCAGATTCGTACGCTGCGCCCGGACACCATTCGCATCGCCTTGATCGATGGGCAAGACGGCCAGCGCACGCCGCCCGCCCGCATCATCGGCGTGGCGCATCGCTTCCTGCCGATGCCGTTGGCGCCGGAAGTGCTGCTCGAAGCGGTCATCAGCCTGGAAGAGTTGCGCGATCTGCTCAGCAACCCGCGTCTGCGCGCAGCGATCGGACGTATCGAAAAACTGCCGTCGCCACCACACCTTTATCTGAGTCTGATGCACGCGCTGGAAGAAGACGATGGCGCCGATGCGGCGGACATTGCCAAGCTGATCGCCGGCGACCCGGCGATCGCGGCCAAGGTGTTGCAGCTGTGCAATTCGGCCTTCTTTTCCGGCGGCAGCAGCATCACCGATCTGCGCACGGCAGTGACCCGCCTGGGCGTGGCGACATTGCGCGATCTGGTGCTGGCCAGCGAAGTATTCTCGGTGCAGACCCTCGCTCCGGCCGAGCGCAGCGCAATGCAGCGCCGCGCCCTGCTCTCCTCGCGCTTGGCGGCCAAGATACTGCCGCCAACCAGTGCAGAACTCGGCTCCACCGCCGCGCTTCTGGCCGATATCGGCCTGTTGCTGCCTGGAGTTCGCGACGAGCGCGGACCGCCGCTGGAAGGGGGCGACGAGCGCCCTGGTCACACCGAAGCCGGTGCGTACCTGCTCGGTCTATGGGGCCTGCCGATGCCGATCATCGAAGCGGTGGCCTTCTATCGCAACCCTCAGCGCTCCAGCCTGCGCAGTTTCTGGGTGACCGGTGCGGTGCATGTTGCAACGGCACTGGCCAGCGGCGAAACTGTGGACGAAGAGTATCTGACCAAGGTAGGCGTCATCACCCGCTTGCCGGTCTGGCGCGAGCAGGCTGATACGTTATTGGGGCTTGCCGATGCGTGA